TCGTCGATGACGACCAGACCGAGATCCTTGAACGTGACGGTCTTGCCGGCAACCATCTTCGTTCCGACGACGATCCTGATCGAGCCATCGGCGAGGCCCTTCTTCACCGCTCTGGCCTCGGCGGCCGACGACAGGCGGGAGAGACCCGCGACCTCGATGCCGACGGCGGCGAAACGGCGGCGGAAACTCTCGACATGCTGACGGACGAGGACGGTGGTCGGCGCGACGATCGCGACCTGCTTGCCGGCCAGAGCGGCAATCGCAGCAGCCCGCAATGCCACTTCGGTCTTGCCGTAGCCGACGTCCCCGACCACCAGCCGATCCATCGGCTTGCCCGACGCGAGATCCGCCTTGACGGCCTCGATCGCGGCAAGCTGGTCGGCGGTCTCGCTGAACGGAAAACCGGCCGAGAAGCGCTCATAATCCGCGGTCGGAGGGTCGAGCGTCACGGCGGATTTGGACTGACGTTCGGCGGCGATCGCGATCAACTGCCTTGCGGTGGCGGCAATCGTCGCCTCGATGTCGCCGCGGCGCTTTTCCCAGCTCGTCCCGTCCAGACGATCCGGCGTGACCGCGTCGGCGTCGGCCCCGTAGCGCCACATCTTGGCGCCGTCCTCGACCGCGACCAGCCGGATCGACCCTCCGGCATATTCGAGGCGGAAGGCGTCGCTCGGCAGGTCGGAAGTAGTGATCGTCTCGATCCCCCGCAGGATGCCGAGGCCGTGATCCTCGTGAATGACGGCGTCGCCGACGTGGAATTCGGCACTTTCCTGAAGCAGGGGGTTGGCCGCGGCGCTGCCGCTCGCGGTCGCGGCACGGCTGCCGAGAAGATCGGACGCGGCGATCACCGTCAGCCCCGGCTCGGTCCACCCCCGGTCGAGGCTGCCGACCGCGGCGAGCAAGGATCCCGGCGGCGCCGCGCGCAGATCGCGCCACGAGGCAATCGGCGTCGGCGCCTCATCCATGTCGCGGGCGATCCGGCGGGACAGAAAGCGGATGTCGCGGTCCGAACCGACCAGCAACATCGTTGCTGCATCGGCACGGGCGCGTCGAACCGCGGACAGAAAGCCGCGCTCCGGCCGCTTCTGCTCGACAAAGCGGGTTCCGGGCTGCTCGCTGCCGGCCGTGAGATCGATCCGCTTCCGTCCGACCAGCGCCTTCTGCCAATCGCCGCGTTCGATCAACGACAATCGTGCCGCCGCTCCGCCCTCGCGGGCCAGATCGAGCATCAGGTCGCGACGTTCCCGCGCGTCGGGATCGACCGCGGCGGCTGCGCCGGAGAGGTGATCGAAGATAGTCACCGCGTCCTCGCCCGGCATCGGCTCTACGGCTGGACGGAGCACGAGTTGCTCCACCGGCGCATCCCGCCCGAGCTGGCTCACCGGATCGTAGCAATCGATCTCGTCGACTTCGGACTCGCTGAGATGGACCCGGATCGGCTCCTCGCAATTCGCAGGAAAGATGTCGACCGTACCGCCGCGCACCGCATATTCGCCCGGCTCGTCGACCCGGTCGTCGCTGAAATAGCCGAGGGCCTCAAGACGCTCGGCGAGCGCCTCTCCATCCAGCCGGTCGCCGACGCCGATCGTCAGAGCTTCGGTATCGAACGCTTCCGGCGGCGGCAGGCGATGTGCGGCCGCCGCCGCGTCGGTGACGAGCAGAGTGCGCGCATCGCCCCGCGTCCTGAGCGCTGCAAGCGCCGCCACCCGGCGACCGGCAACGCTTGGCGACGAGCCCTCCCCCGGCAGCCCGTCCGGGGCCGGCAGCCAGATCACCAACGCATCGAGGAGCGAAGCGCAAGCGCGGGCGACCGCCTCCGCACGCTGTTCGTGGGACAGAATGGCGATCACGTCGCCATTCTCGACCGCGTCGCAGAGCCGCGCCACCGTCGGCCCCAAGGCGGCATGCGTTGCGGCCACGCGCTCGTCTTCGGTGGCGACGACGTCTTCCGACGCCACCGTGGGCGTAGCCTGGAACATGCAGAAACTACCTCAAGAAACCCGTTGCCTGCCAACGCCGGCGAGGAGCGGGCGTTCCTTGAAGAAGATCAGTGCTCCAGCAACTTGCGCGTCTTGGCGGCGTAGCTTTCCATTTGTGCCGATCCGGGTTCGCCGGCGTAGCTCCACCAGCCGAGCTGAAAAGCGAGATAGCAGGGGATCAGACACTCGATCAGATCGCGCGGCCGGCCGGGCATGACCGCCTCGGCGAGAGACGCGACTTGATTCGCGCTGAGATCGAATTCCACTGCGGCCCCGGCAATGTCCCAGGCGATGTCCTGACAGCCGACCAGATCGTGGGCCTGGGCATGATCAATCGCATCGGTCTTGAGGATCGTGCCGCCGGCGTCGAGCCACTCCCAACGGTGCAGGCGGGAATCGGTATGAATGGGGCGGACTGCCTGTTGCAGGGCGGCGATCCGATCGCCGTTCCAGGGATCGAGCAGGCGCGCGCCCTGCCCGCCGATCCCTTGCGAGAGATTGTAGCGCGCCATGTCGACCAGCTGTGCGAGCGGGGCGCCGGCGGCGCCGGCCGGCAGCGCCTTGGCACGGAAGGCGAGATAGGGCGCAAGGAAGGCGAGCGGCGGCTTCGCGGGCTGCCGCCCATCGACCCAGCGTTCGAGCAGAAAACCGTGCCGCAAAGCCAGCGGCACCGGCACCAACCCGGCCCGGAAAAGGCTTTGAGCACGGCCGAGCTTCTCCGCCGCGATCGCGTCCAGGCCGACGAATTTGAGCCGAAAAGACCCGCCTTCCGCCTCCAGCAGATATTTGCGAGCCTCCCGTCCGGGATCGGCGGGCGCATCCGGCCAGGGCGATCTGGCGCGCCATCGGCCGCCGGAGAGGTCCTGGAGCGGTGCCGAGACGGGACCGGTCAGATCCTCGAACCAGCCGGCGAGCGGGACCGGGCCGTCGCGCACGACGTCGTCGAACGTCGCGACCAGCCGCGGACGCGCATTCCAGCGGCCGCGATGATCCTCTCGCGCTTGCGGGCCGAGATCGCCGCCGTGGCTCGGCATGAACAGGATCCGATCGGGCGCAACCCCCTGTTCTTCAAGCCAATCGGCGGTGCCGCCGAACGAACTGCCCGAAAGACCGGGGCCCTCGTCGACGATGACGAAGGACGAGTCGAGGCTTCCGGCAATGCGTTGGTTCAGCCTGTCGCCGGCCGCGATGCGGCGGTCGAAATGGCCGCCACCGGGCCGCACGGTGACCACCTGCCGCGCCTTTGCCGTGCCTGCGACAAGCGCAGCGAGGCCGCCGCCGATGCTCCTGAGACCGATCAGGAACGCGTCGGGGGGAAGAGACGCGGCGGCCGTGACATAGAGCTCCGGGTAAACGGCGTAGAAGGCGTAACCTTCGCAGCGGCGGATGTTCAGCAGCCGCTCGTCGGCCGCGCGAAGCGGCGCGAGGGCGCCTGTGTCGGGCGCCTCCTGATCGGCAAGCCGGCTGTTCCACGAGCGCGCGATCGACTCCGACGTGGCGATCAGCGCCGCCAGGATCGAATCCTGCGCGGCCGAAGGCTGATCGACGCCAAGAGCGGCGAACTCAGCGTCGGCGACGCCCTGCAGCAGATCCGACAACAACAGGAACAAGCCGACGCAGCGGCCGTGCCAGTCGAGACCGGGCGCGGCCGCGGCAAGCGCCGCCTGCGCCGCGTCCACGTCGGCCAGCAGAGCCAGGAGGGTGACCTCCCGCTCCTGATCCCCGTAAACCCACATGGCTCAGCCGATCGTATCTGCGCGCTGGGTCACGCAGCCCGCTCTCGGGTCAACCGATCCATCCGGGCCGGGGCCGCGCTCAGAGTTCCCAGCCGGCGCGATATTGCCGATCGAGGAAGGCATTGGCCTCGGCCGAATTGGTCACCCGGCCGGCCGCGCCGTCATATTCGATCGGCTGTTCGGCGCGCAGCGCAACGACGCCGAGCAGCATCGTCTCGTTGAGCAGGCCCGCTTCCGCGAACGGATTGGAGATCTTCTCCTCGCCGCGGATCGCGCGGATCCAGTTCATCTCGTGGCCACCCATGCCTTCGCGGATACGGGGCAGCGACTGCGGAATGGCGGCGGCGCGCTCTTCGAGCCCCTCGCCGATCAAGGTCGGATTGGAGCCGTAGGTTTCGTGCATCAGCATGCCGCGCTCGCCGACGAACAGGACGCCGCCGCCCGGATCCATGCTCTTGCCGGCCGGGAGGCCGAGCGGCGTCGGCGGCATCAGGCCGCCGTCATACCAGGTGATGTGCACCGGACCCGCCTTGGCCTTGCCGAATTCGTAATGGGTTACGCTGGCGAGCGGATAGGAGGTGATTTCCGCCGGCGGCTTGCCGTCCCAGGCGTTGGTGTCTCCGCCCCAACGGCTGTGGCGGGTCTCGATTCGGGTCGGCAGCCCGGTCTCCAGCGCCCAGACCGGGAAATCGAGCAGGTGGGCACCCATGTCGCCGAGCGCGCCGACGCCGAACGGCTGCCATCCCCGCCAATTGAAATGCGCGTAATCGGGGTGGTAGCCCCAATCGACGTTGGCCGGGCCGACCCAGAGATCCCAGTCGAGGCTGGCCGGGGGCTCGACCGCGGCGGGACGTGCCTCGCCCTGCGGCCAGACCGGACGATTGGTCCAGACGTGCACTTCGCGCACGGCGCCGAGCAGGCCGCCGCGGACGAGTTCGACCACCCGGCGGCCGTCGTCACCCGAATGGCCCTGATTGCCCATCTGAGTGACGAGCTTGGGATTCTTGGCGGCCAGATCGAGCAGCATGCGGCCTTCGCGAACGCTGTAGGTCAGCGGCTTCTGAACATAGACGTGGAGGCCCCGCTCCATCGCCGCTCTGGCGGCGAGCGCGTGATGGTGATCTGGGGTGGCGATCAGCACCGCATCGATGTCCTTGCGGCGATCGAGCATGCGGCGATAGTCGGCAAACTTCGCGGCCTTGTCGTAGGCGGCCTTGAGCGCGACCCGCTCCGGCGCGACGACACCGTTGCTGCCGGGCCGGAACGATTCGGCGACATGTTCGAAATCGACATCGGCGAGCGCGACGATATTCTGGCTGGTGAGCTTCGACATGTTGCTCGCGCCCATGCCGCCGGCGCCGATCACCGCCACATTCACCTTGTCGCTCGGCGCGATCTTGCGAGTCGCGGCGAATGCGCCGCCCGGTAGGGCGGCAAGCCCAGCCGCCGCCGCGGAGCCGGCGATGAAGCTGCGCCTTGTCGTCGCCTGCGCTCCGCGATGATCGTTGCCGTCCATAAAGCCACTCCCTTTATCGGTTTGCGCTCATGTGGCCGAGCGACACCCTTGAGAGCAAGTCTGTACTGACAGCGTCGGACAATGTTACGAGCCCCCCATGATGATTGCAGCTGCACTCGCCCTGCTCGCGCAGGCCCCCGCCTCGGCGCCCGCCGCCGATCCCGCCAAGCCCCGCCCGGAGGATACCGAGCAGTGGAAGCCGGTGCCGAAGCTGGTCCAGCCCGGCCCGGCCGTCGAAATCGCACCGCCGTCGGATGCGATCGTGCTGCTCGGCAATGCCGGCCTTGGCGAATGGGTGTCGGTCAAGGACGGCGCACCGGCCCAGTGGCAGTTCGACAAGGGCGTGATGACGGTCAAGAAAGGCACCGGCAACATCCAGACCAAGCGCAGCTTCAACAATTACCAGCTTCACCTCGAATGGCGGATCCCCGCCGGGATCAGCGGGTCCGGCCAGGCGCGCGGCAATAGCGGCCTGTTCGTTGCGTCCACGGGCGGCGGCGACGCCGGCTACGAACTCCAGATCCTCGACAGCTATCAGAACGAGACCTACGTCAACGGCCAGGCCGGCAGCATCTACAAGCAGTTCCCGCCGCTCGCCAACGCGATGCGCAAGCCCGGCGAGTGGCAGAGCTACGACGTCGTCTGGACCGCGCCGACCTTCAGCAGCGACGGCGCCCTGAAGAGCCCGGCCCGCATCACCGTGTTCCACAACGGCGTGCTGATCCAGGACAATACCGCCCTGCGCGGCGAGACGACCTATGTGGGCCAGCCGCAGTACAAGGCGCACGGCCCGTCTCCGATCAAGCTGCAGGACCATGGCGATCCGAGCCAGCCGATCAGCTTCCGCAACATCTGGATCCGCGAGCTCTGAAGCGGATCGTCCTTCCCGTAGTGGCGGCGGCTCTTGCGGCCGCCGCACCGGCCGCCGACCGCCCGGCGGGCGGATGGCGGCCGCTCTTCGATGGCAAGTCGCTTGACGGCTGGACGCCCAAGATCACCGGCCAGGCGCTGGGTGCCGACCCGCTCGGCACGTTCATCGTCGACCGCGGCACAATCCGGGTTTCCTACGCACATTATGGCAAGTTCGCCGGGCGTTTCGGCCATCTCGCCTACCGCCTGCCGCAATCCGCCTACCGGCTGCGCTTCGAATATCGTTTCGACGGCACCTACCTGCCCGACGTCGAGGCCTGGCAGCACAGCAACAGCGGCATCATGTTTCACGGCCAGGCGCCGGAAACGATCACCCGCGACCAGCAATTTCCGGTCAGCCTGGAGTTCCAGCTGAATGGGGCCGATGGCCGGGAACCCCGCCCGACCGGCAATCTGTGCACCCCGGGCACCAATGTCGTGATCGGCGGCAAGCTCGAGACCGAGCATTGCATTCGCTCGCGCGCAAGGACCTTTCCGAACGGGCGCTGGATCAAGGCGGAACTGGAGGTCACTCCGGACGGCCGGATCACCCACCGGATCGAGGGCGTTCCGGTGCTCACTTACTCCGCCGCGCAGCTCGACCCCGCCGATGCCGAGGCACGACCCTTGATCGATCGTGCCGGCGGCACGCTCGCGATCTCGGGCGGCTATCTCTACCTGCAAAGCGAAGGTCATCCCGTCGCGTTCAGGAAGATCGAACTGCTTCCTCTGAACTGACGCGCTCGGCCGCCGTCTCTTCCGCCATCTTGCGCCGCCACTGCCGGCGCAGGACCGCGGCGCGGCCGGGATAACGTTCCTCCAGAAACGCCGCCGCGACGATGCGATCGCTTCGAAAGGTACGGAAATCCTCGCGCGTTTCGCACCAGCCCACCACCACCCGGGCATGGTGAAGATAGCCGATCGCGATCGGGCGAATGGTCCGCCGGGTGACCGCCCCTTCCGCATCGCGATAGTCGAGCGCGATCTTGCGCTGGTCCCGGATGGCGCCGCGGGTCGCCGCCATGTCGATGCAATCCTCCGGCATACCGAAGCCCGGCGGCGTCGCCGAGACCGGCTCCAGCACGAACGAACGGAGGTGGGCGGGAACCGTGGCGGCGATCTTGGCGACAAGATCGTCGGCGGCGCGCGCGAGCAAAGGATCGCCGTGCCGCGCCACCCATTGCGCGCCGAGCACCGCCGCCTCGATCTCGTCGGGCGTCAGCATCAGCGGCGGCATGTCGAAAGCGCCGTCGAGAACGTATCCGACTCCCGCCTCACCGCGGATGGGCGTGCGCTGCCCGATCAAGGCGGCGATGTCGCGGTAGACGCTCCGGCGCGAGACCTCGAGCTCGACGGCGATCGCTTCGGCGGTCACCGGCTGGCGGCTCCGCCGCAGGATCTGCACGATCTGGAACAGCCTGTCGGCCCGACGCATCCCCGATTCCCCCTGCCCTCGAGTCAGCAGGGTGACAGCAAGCTGCCGTTCTTTCAATCCGGGCGAACCTTGCCCAGCGGTGAGCGCGCGGGTTCACGTGCTTGGCCTGGAAGTCGGAAGCTTGAGCTCTGGCCAACGTCCTGGCTCTGCCCGGAGCAGCTCCCGCCGTCAGGGCGGAGGAAGGACGGGTGGGTGGCGACCGTGTCTTCAGCAAGTGAAGGGGCACCGGCTCGCCCCCCGTGGTTGAGGCGAGCAGGCTCGTTGACGCTGCAGAACGGCCGCCACCCCGAACATTAATCCGTTTCGGATGTAAGTCGAGCGTGGTCTCGCGGATGTTCGTCCCACTGCGGGATTAGAGGCGCAGCGTGACGGCAGTGTTTCTCGGCAAGCCCATCTTTGAGCATCCCGGCCGCCCTTCCCGCTTTCCAGCGCGCCGTCAGTCTTCCAGATCGAGGAAGGCGACCACGTCATTGTCCGTGGCGAGCCACAGCCCTGCCTGGACTGCCTCGGGCTGTTGGCGCGCAACCGCCAGTGCCTCGCTCAACGGACCGTAGAACAGGGTCTGGGCGATGGGATCGCCTTCATCCAGATAATAGAGGCGGACGCCAGCTTGGTCCGAGACGGTGCGCATCGTCCGGCCATGCCGCTCCGGCACGGCAGGGGCAAGCCGGATGCGGAAGCGCGGCGCGGGATCTCCGATTCGAGCCTATCCTGCCAACTTGCTGCGGATCAGGCGGAGCGCGTCGCCGACGCAGGCGCAGCGCTCCCCTTCCTCCTCGCCGATCGGAACGCCAAGATCGTTCTCGATCAGCATGGTGAGCTCGATCACGTCGAGCGAATCGGCGCCGAGATCGTCACCGAATCGGGCCGTGTCTCCGGCGCGCTCCGGCGCAACGCCGAAATGGGCGGCGATCAATGTCCGAACGGCCTCCTCGTCCAGGGTCATGCCGGCAGGCTGACGCCGCGCGGATCGCCCTCGGCACCGAACACGCGATCGAGGTAGAGATCGGCGAGCTGATAATGGAGCCGGACCTGCCGCTCGCCCGCGGCGGCCTGGGCGCAGGCAATTTCCTGCTCCGCCCGCCGATAAAAATAATCGCGATCCTCGTCGGCCATGAGACGCTCCCTGCCGTCAGCACATTCCCGGCGGGCGCAGGACCCGCGGCGACTCTGCTGCAGCGCAACAAAACTGCGCCGGAATGCCGCCGCAGGTCAATTGCCGGAGGTGGTGAAATCTTCGCGCCTGTTCGCGCCCCTGCCCGCGGGTGCTTGAACGTCACAAGGCAGCGCGTGGCCCGGCGCAAGCGTCCCGTTCAGGCCGGGACGGCGTCTAGGGCGGCAAGATCTTTCACGAAATATCGGTCGGCGAGATATTTGCGCTGGTAGCTGCGCACGTCCAGGTGAACCCAGGTCGGCGCGATATCGGCCGGCTCGAGCGACTTTCGATCGGGGGCGCTCCAGCCGATCTGGGCGTGCGCCTGCTCGACGAGGATGCCGCGCAGGCTGTTGCAGCGGGTCCGGTCGGTTCCGCCGCTGCCGATGATGTCGATGTCGATCGCCTTGCCGTGGTGGTTGGTGCTGGTGCGCTGGTGATTGGCATTGTCGATCGCGCATCGATAGGCGGAGTTGATCGTCAGCGTCCAGCCGCGGGCGCGGGCATGGAGTTGCGCGGCGCGATAGGTCCAGAGCAGCATCCGGTGGATGCCGGGATATTCGTAAAGGTGGTAGACTTCGAGCCGTTCCGGACGGCGATATTCATCCTTGAACTTGCCTCGCCCAAAGCCCGGGCAAACGCCGCATGGACAGCGCAGCAGCTTGAAATCGACCGGATTCGCCTTGGCGAAATCGGCGATCGCCGCCATCGTCTCGGCGTCGGCACGACCGTGCGGCGCCGCCATGCGCATGAACAGCCGCTGGAACGCGGTCACCTGCATCTCCGTGCCGGGTCCGTAATCGCCGTCGGGGATGGTGCCGCGAAAGCCGGCGAGCCGCATCTGCAGTTCGACCACGGCCGCCCCGTTGTCGCCGCGCTTGAGCGCTGGGAGGATCGTCTCTCCGCTCACGCTTCGCCCTCCATCGGATCGATCTTGTCCGTCCAGCCGACCTCCGGATCGTCCGCCTCTCGACGATACGGCGCACGCGGGCCGACGGACTGAGCCGGTGCGGCCTCGGCGGCGCTCGGCGCCGGCGCCGAGGCCGGGCGCACCGGCGGCGGCGCAGGAGCGACGAAGGCGGGTGCCGTCGGTTGCCGATCCTCCGAGGCCTCCTCGGGGCTCTTCTCGTGCGGCTTCACGGTCGAGCGGATCACCATGATCTTGTTGAGCAGATCGAACCAGAAGGGGGCGCCCATCGACACCGCCAGCGCGGTCAGCAGCCAGCCAGGTATCGGACGCCAGGGCGCGTCGGGCGACGCGAGCCAGGCGCCCCAATTCCACTGCATCTGCCACGGCCAGACCAGCCGCCGCGTGTCCCAGCCGATCGGCAGGCCGAGATTGCGCACCCGGCGCTCCGCACAGCTCGTCTGGGCAATGCCGCTCGCGGCGCCCTCCGGCAGCGCGGCCGCGGCCCCGCTCGGCGTCGTCGAGGGACAGCCGAGCATGGCGAGCATCGCCTCGTTGCCGGCCGCGCCTTCGTTCTGGCGCGCCTGCGCGACGACGGCTTCGGCATCCGCGACGATGATCGATCGCAACGCATCGTCGCGATAGAGTGACTTGGCGACATGGAGCGTGTCGATGTTGAGCAGGATCGCGGTGGCGAGACCGAGCGCGAGCAGCACCCACTGCGTTTCCTTGCGGTACCAGCCGGAAACTCGATCCATGCCGCTGTCGAACCAGGCCTGCAGGTTCAGCCGCGCCTGATCGAGATCGCCCTTGGCGTTGTCGAGTGCGATCAGCACCGCCCTGCGAACGTGCGGATCGGGGATGCGCACGAGCGCACCGCTGCGAACCGCATCCAGGGAAAGCTGATGATCGGGGAGATCATGGGCGGGATCGCCGCGCCCGGCGAGATCCATGATGGCCAGCGCGAAATTGCGCGCGGGCACATAAGCGGGAAGATTGTTGCGGAACGGCATCCGCTTCCAGCTGTCCTTGTGCTGCGAATAGCGCCGTGTGAGCCGAGCCGAATCGTAGCTGCCGCGGTAGAGCGAACTGATCAGCGGATGCTCGTAGAGCGCCTTGACCAGGCCTTCGCCACCTTCGTCCTTCAGAAGTTCTCGGATGCCCCGCTCCAGGTGAATGGCGCGGGTCTGCAGCAAGCCTTCGATCGCCTCCCGCGCCGCGGAGAGCAACACGCTGAGGATGAAGAAGAGAAAGACGAGCCCGAGCGCGACCTCGAGCAGCTCCGAACCGAACATTGCCGTCCCCCCTCATGCGCCGCCCCAACGACCCTCAGGAGGTTAACCGCATTCGCCCGTGGTCGAAAGAGCCGCTCACCGGCGACTTGATCCATTTTGGCAGGCAGCCGTGCGGCTCCGGCCGCTTCGCACGGGAGCGATGGAAACGAGAACGAGCGAGAGTCGGATACGCGAAAGATGGTGGCCGCGCGATGAGGCCAGGAGTGCGGCGCGGTCAGGCGGCGCGGCGCGCTGCGCTGCTGCGGAGGGCGAGGCTCGTCGCGGCTTCGAAGGAAACGACATTGCCGGTGAGGGTCCGCGTGGTCGAGGCAGCGGCGGCCGCGGCCTTATAGGCGGCGATCATCTGCGCCTTGGAGCTGTTCGCGCCGAGCGCGCCGACCATCTTGACCGTGCGGCCGGTGGCGGGGCGCAAGCCCGCGGCCGCGCTGGGCCGGGCCAGGGCGGCCACCTCCGGCGAGGGCGTGCGGCGGTGCGGGATCTGGTCGCTGATCTTGCCGGGCTGGGCGGCGATCGCACGTTTGGCAAGCTCGCGGGTCTTTCCTCGACCAAGGCCGAGCGCACGGAGATGCGCGCCACGATCATCGCTCGTCAGCCGGCCGTCCAAGGCAATAATGATCTTGGGTGCGCTGGCGGCCATCGTGTCTCTCCCGATCTGCAATTCGTCGTGGTCCCGTCTTCGGACCGGCCTGCACGGAATGCATGATCTTCGGTCGGAATCACAGATCCGGGAGGTTACGTAAGGGTTCGCGCGTACCGGTCGCGGCCGCGACGGCGGCCCCCGCTTTGAGGGGGCTGTTCTTCCCTATAGGACGGAACGGACGCGCGGTCACGAGCCGAGCGGGAATTCCAGGCGCCCTTCGAGGCCGGTATGCTGCCAGACGAAGCCGGCGCGGCCATCGAGCTGACGCTTGATCGTGGTCTCGATCAGCATGGATCCAAAACTCGGCACCGGATCCGGCGCCGGCGCGGGCCCACCGACTTCCTGCCAATCGACAACCAACCGGCCATCGTCGTGGGTCTGCCACCGTACCGAGACACTGCCGGACTCCGCGGAGAGCGCGCCATGCTTGAGCGCATTGGAGAACATCTCGTGCAGCACCAGCATCAGCGGCTGCACCTGCTCGGCAGCTAGCGCAACGTCCGGCCCGTCGAGCGATATTCGCGACCGTCCGAACGGCTCGGCGCCGCTGGTGATCACGCGCTGCAGCGGCACCTCGCGCCAATTGCCGGCGGCGAGGATCGAATGCGCGCGCGCCAGCGCTTCGACCCGCCCCTGAACCGATTCCGCGTAGGTTCGTGGATCCTCGGCGGAGGTGAGCCGGACGATCCCCTGAACCAAGGCGAGCGCATTCTTGGCGCGGTGATCGACCTCCTTGAGCAGGCGGTGCTCCTCGGCCTTGAGGTGGTTTGCTTCCTTGCGCTGGGTAACGTCCTTGCATGAGCCGAAGAGGTAGAGCAGCCGGCCATCATCGTCGTGGACGGGGCTGATGAACAGCTCGTTCCAGAAAGTGCTGCCGTCCTTCCGGTAGTTGAGCAGTTCGACGGTAAGTTCGCGCTCCGCCGCGAGTGCCTCCCGGATCGTGCGTACGGCATCCGCATTGGTCGCGGGGCCCTGCAGGAAACGACAATTGCGGCCAACGACCTCTTCCGGCGAATAGCCGGTCAGATCCAGAAAAGACTGGTTTGCCAGAACGATCGGATTGTCGGGCTGCTCGGGGTCGGTCACCACCATCGGCATGCGGGTGCGCTTGAACGCAACGAAGGCCAGTTCCTTGCCGTCGACAAGGCCCTGCGGGGAGGCTGCGTCCGGAAATTCGGCTGGAAATCTGGTCTGCTTTTCCACTCTGGTCGACAAATTCAGCTCCAGCACCTTAACTTATGTGGGGGCTGAACGCAGCGAAGGCGGAGCGTATCCCATCTGCTGGACACAGTCTTTTCGGCTGCGCGCTCAAGAGGATGGCGCCCGCCCGCAGGGGGTACGGGCGAGCGCCCGGCGTGACCTGGCAGGTCAGCCGATCATCAACTCCGCATTGGGCAGGATCGGCTGCAACGCCGATGCGCCGAAATCGACGAGCCCCTGGATCTCGACATCATCCTCCGTACCGCCATCGAGGAGGTCGAACCCTGGCCCGCCCAGAAGGACATCCTCGCCCGCACCGCCGAACAGAAGGTCGTTGCCGGCACCACCGATCAGGACATCGCTGCCGGTGCCGCCGTCGAGCGTGAGCAGAATGCCATTGGCGGCGAGGCCGGAGGCATCGACGACATCGTCCCCGCCGAGACCGTTGACGATCAGCCGATCCAATCCCGCTTCGAAGCCGGTGAT
The nucleotide sequence above comes from Sphingosinicella sp. BN140058. Encoded proteins:
- a CDS encoding DEAD/DEAH box helicase, with translation MFQATPTVASEDVVATEDERVAATHAALGPTVARLCDAVENGDVIAILSHEQRAEAVARACASLLDALVIWLPAPDGLPGEGSSPSVAGRRVAALAALRTRGDARTLLVTDAAAAAHRLPPPEAFDTEALTIGVGDRLDGEALAERLEALGYFSDDRVDEPGEYAVRGGTVDIFPANCEEPIRVHLSESEVDEIDCYDPVSQLGRDAPVEQLVLRPAVEPMPGEDAVTIFDHLSGAAAAVDPDARERRDLMLDLAREGGAAARLSLIERGDWQKALVGRKRIDLTAGSEQPGTRFVEQKRPERGFLSAVRRARADAATMLLVGSDRDIRFLSRRIARDMDEAPTPIASWRDLRAAPPGSLLAAVGSLDRGWTEPGLTVIAASDLLGSRAATASGSAAANPLLQESAEFHVGDAVIHEDHGLGILRGIETITTSDLPSDAFRLEYAGGSIRLVAVEDGAKMWRYGADADAVTPDRLDGTSWEKRRGDIEATIAATARQLIAIAAERQSKSAVTLDPPTADYERFSAGFPFSETADQLAAIEAVKADLASGKPMDRLVVGDVGYGKTEVALRAAAIAALAGKQVAIVAPTTVLVRQHVESFRRRFAAVGIEVAGLSRLSSAAEARAVKKGLADGSIRIVVGTKMVAGKTVTFKDLGLVVIDEEQRFGAADKAKLRALADQGHVLTLTATPIPRTLQSALVGLQDLSLITTPPARRLATRTEVAAFTADAFRGALMREKRRGGQSFVVVPRIEDMEAMATRLTELAPSLSVRRAHGKMPAAEIDEEMVRFAAGDGDVLLATNIIEAGLDIPRANTMLVWRADMFGLAQLHQLRGRVGRGRARGHFVLITDAEAEIQPATLKRLRTMEALDQLGAGFAISARDLDLRGAGELLGEEQAGHMKLIGTGLYQHLLEQAVRSARGEAVDAYLPELSVGLSGRLPEAWIPEEDVRINLYMRIARLGSADEVRALAEELEDRFGTLPEDAARLLSIVELRRLARDASIERVDAGPAAIALTPRRGFAGDAKAAGLEKKEGRLLLRTPTEADESRLTAVAALLNALAPAEDG
- a CDS encoding Gfo/Idh/MocA family protein, translating into MDGNDHRGAQATTRRSFIAGSAAAAGLAALPGGAFAATRKIAPSDKVNVAVIGAGGMGASNMSKLTSQNIVALADVDFEHVAESFRPGSNGVVAPERVALKAAYDKAAKFADYRRMLDRRKDIDAVLIATPDHHHALAARAAMERGLHVYVQKPLTYSVREGRMLLDLAAKNPKLVTQMGNQGHSGDDGRRVVELVRGGLLGAVREVHVWTNRPVWPQGEARPAAVEPPASLDWDLWVGPANVDWGYHPDYAHFNWRGWQPFGVGALGDMGAHLLDFPVWALETGLPTRIETRHSRWGGDTNAWDGKPPAEITSYPLASVTHYEFGKAKAGPVHITWYDGGLMPPTPLGLPAGKSMDPGGGVLFVGERGMLMHETYGSNPTLIGEGLEERAAAIPQSLPRIREGMGGHEMNWIRAIRGEEKISNPFAEAGLLNETMLLGVVALRAEQPIEYDGAAGRVTNSAEANAFLDRQYRAGWEL
- a CDS encoding DUF1080 domain-containing protein — encoded protein: MMIAAALALLAQAPASAPAADPAKPRPEDTEQWKPVPKLVQPGPAVEIAPPSDAIVLLGNAGLGEWVSVKDGAPAQWQFDKGVMTVKKGTGNIQTKRSFNNYQLHLEWRIPAGISGSGQARGNSGLFVASTGGGDAGYELQILDSYQNETYVNGQAGSIYKQFPPLANAMRKPGEWQSYDVVWTAPTFSSDGALKSPARITVFHNGVLIQDNTALRGETTYVGQPQYKAHGPSPIKLQDHGDPSQPISFRNIWIREL
- a CDS encoding DUF1080 domain-containing protein gives rise to the protein MAAALAAAAPAADRPAGGWRPLFDGKSLDGWTPKITGQALGADPLGTFIVDRGTIRVSYAHYGKFAGRFGHLAYRLPQSAYRLRFEYRFDGTYLPDVEAWQHSNSGIMFHGQAPETITRDQQFPVSLEFQLNGADGREPRPTGNLCTPGTNVVIGGKLETEHCIRSRARTFPNGRWIKAELEVTPDGRITHRIEGVPVLTYSAAQLDPADAEARPLIDRAGGTLAISGGYLYLQSEGHPVAFRKIELLPLN
- a CDS encoding YafY family protein, with translation MRRADRLFQIVQILRRSRQPVTAEAIAVELEVSRRSVYRDIAALIGQRTPIRGEAGVGYVLDGAFDMPPLMLTPDEIEAAVLGAQWVARHGDPLLARAADDLVAKIAATVPAHLRSFVLEPVSATPPGFGMPEDCIDMAATRGAIRDQRKIALDYRDAEGAVTRRTIRPIAIGYLHHARVVVGWCETREDFRTFRSDRIVAAAFLEERYPGRAAVLRRQWRRKMAEETAAERVSSEEAVRSS
- a CDS encoding acyl carrier protein is translated as MTLDEEAVRTLIAAHFGVAPERAGDTARFGDDLGADSLDVIELTMLIENDLGVPIGEEEGERCACVGDALRLIRSKLAG